The Picrophilus oshimae DSM 9789 genome includes a window with the following:
- a CDS encoding adenine deaminase C-terminal domain-containing protein — MIIASRKPSLKDIYKIIKVSKFDEPADLIIEDASYIDIYTKRISSGNIAIASGRIAYIGDEMPLKNNDTRIIKNDFLIAPGYIEGHAHPFQIYNPVTFNEIMIRHGTSMVISDDLPMYIKMGLKNIKRFMRFMGRLPVKNFWSVRLDSQSMIDMEKFSYIKIKELLNDDYVLQAGEITGWPYIINMEKNMLKNIYNSQFLGKRIETHNPGASKNTLNRMAAAGITSDHEAITGEDVKTRLSLGYHVFLRYSSIRKDLKDELKYIIDEKLPLNRLMLTNDGSPYYNDYMGMDDLIKIAISAGLNPFDAYSMASLNPAVYYNIDGIYGGIAPGRLADMNFIRDLYNPEPVFLMLDGKIIDKEVKLDPPDWKGYGMLYKNRNIDINKINFNGSDETLFMRNQVIMDLNKYKMEDSMEIHLITKDLKRIVSSNIHGMGHFDALASSYNIEGSYIVIGSSHDLMKKALKEVIKNGGIVFNGNKNIRIELKILGIMSDKHSDDVRNITEEFRSTMRGSGYKFDDPVYSMLFLNSINLPYYRITSSGIVEVKTRKIIKKPVSLKI; from the coding sequence ATGATAATTGCCTCAAGAAAACCCTCATTAAAGGACATTTATAAAATAATAAAGGTTTCTAAATTTGATGAGCCCGCAGATTTAATAATAGAGGATGCAAGTTACATTGATATTTACACTAAAAGAATATCCAGTGGAAATATAGCAATAGCGTCAGGAAGAATAGCATATATAGGAGATGAGATGCCTTTAAAAAATAATGATACAAGGATAATAAAAAATGATTTTTTAATTGCACCTGGATATATAGAGGGGCATGCACATCCATTTCAAATATACAATCCAGTTACATTTAATGAGATTATGATCAGGCACGGCACATCAATGGTGATCAGCGATGACCTGCCGATGTACATAAAAATGGGCTTAAAAAACATAAAAAGATTTATGCGATTTATGGGAAGACTGCCTGTAAAGAATTTCTGGTCTGTGAGGCTCGACTCACAATCAATGATAGACATGGAAAAATTCAGTTATATTAAAATAAAAGAATTGTTAAATGATGATTATGTTTTACAGGCCGGTGAAATAACAGGATGGCCTTATATAATAAACATGGAAAAAAACATGTTAAAAAATATCTATAATTCACAGTTTCTTGGCAAAAGAATTGAAACACATAATCCAGGTGCATCAAAAAACACTTTAAACAGAATGGCCGCTGCGGGGATAACCTCTGATCATGAGGCCATTACCGGCGAGGATGTTAAAACAAGGCTATCACTTGGATACCATGTCTTTTTAAGATATTCTTCTATAAGAAAGGATCTAAAGGATGAATTAAAATACATCATTGATGAGAAACTTCCATTGAACAGGCTCATGCTTACAAATGACGGCAGCCCGTATTATAATGACTACATGGGTATGGACGATTTAATAAAGATTGCGATATCGGCAGGTCTAAATCCATTTGATGCCTATTCCATGGCATCCCTAAATCCTGCGGTTTATTACAATATCGATGGCATTTATGGCGGCATAGCCCCGGGAAGGCTGGCGGACATGAATTTTATAAGGGATCTTTACAATCCAGAACCTGTATTTTTAATGCTTGATGGTAAGATCATTGATAAAGAGGTAAAACTTGATCCGCCTGACTGGAAGGGCTATGGCATGCTATATAAAAACAGGAATATTGATATTAATAAGATAAATTTCAACGGTAGTGATGAAACGCTTTTTATGAGAAATCAGGTTATCATGGATTTAAACAAATATAAAATGGAGGATTCAATGGAGATACATTTAATAACCAAGGATCTTAAAAGAATTGTATCTTCAAATATCCATGGCATGGGCCACTTTGATGCCCTTGCAAGCTCATATAATATAGAGGGATCTTACATTGTTATTGGGTCATCACATGATTTAATGAAAAAGGCATTAAAAGAGGTAATTAAAAATGGCGGCATTGTATTCAATGGCAATAAAAATATCAGAATTGAGCTCAAAATACTTGGCATAATGTCAGATAAGCACAGTGATGATGTAAGAAACATCACGGAGGAATTCCGCAGCACGATGAGGGGTTCCGGATATAAATTTGATGACCCTGTTTATTCAATGCTTTTTCTAAATTCAATTAATTTACCGTATTACAGGATAACATCATCAGGCATTGTTGAGGTAAAAACCAGGAAAATTATTAAAAAACCTGTTAGTTTAAAGATTTAA
- a CDS encoding M20/M25/M40 family metallo-hydrolase encodes MEISNDLRDRSLGILNEFLRLESVSAGNSCINETASYLKDLLNDLGINSEIRRSTGNPVVIGRIDSRSRRIIIYNHYDVQPADPLDEWKTDPFNPMMIGKRLYARDVSDNKGTLIARLIGIYQALKDKIPVSTTFLYEGEEEIGSPNLENFIKSNKNIINGDSLIMEGGTLMGSRPVISLGVKGLLYIELSYEIGSSDVHSSMAPVVENPAMEIIKAISALSDGTDITIPGFYKDIRNLTEDEINIIKEYPVDMENIKRSLGVDNLKKEGSYEYAMSLFTEPTFNIDGFSSGYSSKGSKTIIPKRAVAKIDMGLVPDQDPNSIYRNILYKLDSVHFKGTVKMLGAEYPVRTSPDGDLSRAMIESAETVYKIRPVIIINSPGTQPMGLFTRYLKIKDAVSAIGVGDEHSRAHAPNESIDIDNFFLAIKHTYEFIKMYYH; translated from the coding sequence ATGGAAATTTCAAATGATTTAAGGGATAGATCACTGGGCATACTTAATGAGTTTTTAAGACTTGAATCTGTTTCGGCAGGCAATTCTTGTATAAATGAGACGGCATCCTATTTAAAGGATCTTTTAAATGACCTTGGAATAAATTCTGAAATAAGAAGGAGTACTGGAAATCCTGTCGTAATTGGCAGAATAGACAGCAGATCACGCAGGATAATTATTTACAATCATTATGATGTGCAGCCTGCTGATCCTCTAGATGAGTGGAAAACGGACCCATTTAATCCAATGATGATTGGCAAAAGACTTTATGCCAGGGACGTCTCTGATAACAAGGGAACGCTTATAGCAAGACTTATTGGCATATACCAGGCATTAAAGGATAAAATACCGGTAAGTACAACATTTCTATACGAGGGTGAGGAGGAGATAGGAAGCCCAAACCTTGAGAATTTTATAAAAAGCAACAAGAATATTATAAATGGCGATTCTTTAATAATGGAAGGTGGCACACTGATGGGTTCTAGACCGGTTATATCCCTTGGTGTTAAAGGCCTTCTTTATATAGAATTATCCTATGAGATAGGTTCAAGTGATGTGCATTCATCAATGGCACCTGTTGTTGAGAATCCGGCAATGGAGATTATAAAGGCAATATCAGCATTATCTGATGGCACTGACATAACAATACCTGGCTTTTACAAGGATATAAGAAATTTAACAGAGGATGAGATCAATATTATAAAGGAGTACCCTGTTGATATGGAAAATATAAAGAGGAGCCTTGGTGTGGATAATTTAAAAAAGGAGGGCAGCTATGAGTATGCAATGTCGCTTTTCACAGAGCCAACGTTCAATATTGATGGTTTTTCCTCCGGTTATTCCAGTAAAGGCTCAAAAACAATAATACCAAAAAGGGCCGTGGCCAAGATTGATATGGGGCTTGTCCCAGATCAGGATCCAAATAGTATATACAGGAACATATTATACAAGCTTGATAGTGTCCATTTCAAGGGAACTGTAAAAATGCTTGGTGCCGAGTATCCTGTTAGAACATCACCGGATGGTGATTTATCAAGGGCCATGATAGAATCAGCTGAAACCGTTTATAAAATCAGGCCTGTTATAATAATAAACAGTCCGGGAACACAGCCCATGGGTCTTTTCACAAGATATTTAAAAATAAAAGACGCTGTTAGTGCCATAGGCGTCGGTGATGAGCATTCAAGGGCACATGCACCAAACGAGAGCATAGATATCGATAATTTTTTCCTTGCAATAAAGCATACGTATGAGTTCATAAAAATGTATTATCATTAA
- a CDS encoding aminotransferase class I/II-fold pyridoxal phosphate-dependent enzyme produces the protein MRFDIGDWLSSHHAFYNLSNSGMYGVVDLKKYFKNYDAVQESAFINDIAALHGIDEKRIVVTHGATEALSLVLFHLRHLKSFNVRLPEYEPIYKVPLMLGYDHGDALNLYSMLNNPTGSMPEIKNRNNIIDETFLEFDRELSFSMKYDGYIINTFTKVFGGDDLRLGYIICPDKENANQINGYKGLLTEPVSNINTSIGHYILKDHDSIVDYVRGIVEENNKILFKNMGHLKFYNDIKPLRSPVAFIDYSYYLNDDSMDFSERLYRAGFTLVPADFFGLKGTYLRLCMTRPNFQESFSKFMEFLEKN, from the coding sequence ATGAGATTTGACATAGGAGACTGGTTATCATCGCATCACGCTTTTTATAATCTAAGTAATAGCGGCATGTATGGTGTTGTTGATCTAAAGAAATATTTTAAGAACTATGATGCGGTTCAGGAATCGGCCTTTATAAATGATATAGCCGCCCTTCACGGAATAGATGAAAAGCGCATTGTTGTAACACATGGCGCCACGGAGGCACTGTCACTGGTACTATTTCATCTAAGGCATCTAAAATCGTTTAATGTTAGATTACCGGAATATGAGCCGATCTATAAGGTTCCGTTAATGCTTGGATATGATCATGGCGATGCATTAAATCTATACAGCATGCTTAACAACCCAACAGGATCGATGCCAGAGATAAAAAACAGGAACAATATAATAGATGAAACATTTCTTGAGTTTGATAGAGAGCTATCATTCTCAATGAAATATGATGGTTATATAATAAATACCTTCACAAAGGTCTTTGGCGGGGATGACCTTAGACTAGGATACATAATATGTCCTGATAAGGAGAATGCGAATCAGATAAATGGCTATAAAGGTCTATTAACAGAGCCCGTTTCAAATATTAACACATCGATAGGCCATTATATATTAAAGGACCATGATTCAATAGTTGATTATGTAAGGGGCATTGTCGAGGAAAACAACAAAATTTTATTTAAAAACATGGGCCACCTTAAATTTTACAATGATATAAAACCATTAAGATCGCCTGTTGCATTTATAGATTATTCATACTATTTAAACGATGATTCGATGGATTTTTCAGAAAGACTTTACAGGGCTGGTTTTACACTTGTACCTGCTGATTTCTTCGGCCTGAAGGGAACATACCTTAGATTATGCATGACAAGACCAAACTTTCAGGAAAGTTTTTCCAAATTCATGGAGTTTTTGGAAAAAAATTAA
- a CDS encoding MFS transporter → MYEFKSLDNGRFGKVQRRMFYLSSLGLFLDGYDLSIITMAMLVIPSQLHLGFYEKIYVDTSSFIGMLIGAPVLGRLSDMIGRKRIFGLDLLFFVVFAITAGLSGNFYELFISRLLMGFGIGGDYPISSTMMSEFSPKNSRGRLLLGMVGMYWLGAFISAVMNYIFVIFTDFWRYTFIIGGIIALPLILLRLKVPESPRWLASKGKIGDAESVLKDISGVSDVEKSSKTVKRVHGFYFTLIFVVAAWFIFDVAAYGLGFYYPLIFSELGFRDNFRSIAEISMIISIGGMLGYVIALPVADKIGRRFLTIFGFFVMTLLLSLGSIIKISGIASVPFYFLFVLFEQWVGAVTLFYPTELFATDVRSTVQGIATAASRAGAILGIVIFPFYPVFHSLLVFAVASFIGLIIAIFMAPETNRKSLEQNVEMYTNKNPKL, encoded by the coding sequence ATGTATGAGTTTAAATCCCTGGATAATGGAAGATTTGGGAAGGTTCAGCGAAGAATGTTTTATCTATCATCACTGGGCCTTTTTCTCGATGGCTATGATCTGTCGATAATAACCATGGCCATGCTTGTAATACCTTCACAGCTGCACCTTGGATTCTATGAGAAGATATACGTTGATACATCATCATTTATAGGTATGCTCATTGGGGCACCCGTTCTTGGAAGGCTCAGCGACATGATAGGCAGGAAGAGGATCTTTGGCCTTGATCTGTTATTCTTTGTGGTCTTTGCAATAACAGCAGGCCTTTCAGGAAACTTCTATGAGCTGTTTATATCAAGGCTTTTAATGGGCTTTGGCATAGGCGGTGATTACCCAATAAGTTCAACAATGATGTCCGAGTTTTCACCAAAGAATTCAAGGGGCAGGCTTTTACTGGGCATGGTTGGCATGTACTGGCTTGGTGCATTCATATCTGCTGTTATGAACTATATCTTTGTTATTTTTACAGACTTCTGGAGGTACACATTTATAATAGGAGGTATAATAGCACTGCCATTGATATTGCTTAGATTAAAGGTTCCGGAAAGCCCAAGATGGCTCGCCTCAAAGGGGAAGATAGGGGATGCTGAATCAGTATTAAAAGATATATCTGGCGTTTCGGATGTGGAAAAAAGCAGTAAAACGGTAAAAAGGGTCCATGGTTTCTATTTCACATTAATATTCGTTGTTGCCGCCTGGTTCATATTTGATGTTGCCGCATATGGCCTTGGCTTCTATTATCCATTAATATTCAGCGAGCTTGGTTTCAGGGATAATTTCAGGTCGATAGCCGAGATATCAATGATTATATCAATAGGCGGAATGCTGGGCTATGTTATAGCATTACCCGTTGCCGATAAAATAGGCAGAAGATTCTTAACAATATTTGGTTTCTTTGTCATGACACTTTTATTATCCCTTGGCAGCATAATAAAGATATCAGGAATAGCCTCTGTTCCATTTTACTTTCTGTTCGTGCTCTTCGAGCAGTGGGTTGGCGCCGTTACATTATTCTATCCAACAGAGCTTTTTGCAACAGATGTAAGATCAACGGTTCAGGGTATAGCAACTGCCGCATCAAGGGCCGGCGCAATACTTGGAATAGTAATCTTTCCATTTTACCCGGTATTTCACTCGCTTCTGGTTTTTGCAGTTGCATCATTTATTGGACTTATTATAGCAATATTCATGGCTCCAGAGACAAACAGAAAAAGCCTTGAACAAAATGTTGAGATGTATACAAATAAAAATCCGAAATTATGA